Proteins from one Salmo salar chromosome ssa07, Ssal_v3.1, whole genome shotgun sequence genomic window:
- the LOC106609063 gene encoding ras-like protein family member 11A-like codes for MRLPIDPTTTMNSGSSNFLLVPIQEYPVLDCVPNKNVKIVVLGASNVGKTALIVRFLTKRFIGDYEANTGALYSRKINLDGEQVSLQVQDTPCVSLQDDAEGLYCQEQINRSIYWADGYVLVFSITDHSSYRTIQPLYQHVRRIHPAGNIPVILVGNKSDLLRARQVTADEGETLAASLGGAYFEVSARENHEGVHAAFLHLCGEVSRALGGGNGEKRRGGLHLARPKSPNMQELKRRFRQVLSSKGKSSTTTL; via the exons ATGCGTCTTCCTATCGACCCAACGACAACAATGAATAGTGGTTCTAGCAACTTTCTGCTAGTTCCAATACAGGAGTATCCTGTTCTAGACTGCGTACCCAACAAAAACGTCAAGATCGTGGTTTTGGGAGCGAGCAACGTGGGTAAAACAG CGTTGATAGTCAGGTTTCTGACTAAGAGGTTCATCGGGGACTATGAGGCAAACACAG GGGCCCTGTACTCCAGAAAGATCAATCTAGATGGAGAACAGGTTTCACTACAGGTTCAGGACACTCCCTGCGTCTCTCTAcag GACGATGCAGAGGGACTTTATTGTCAGGAGCAGATCAACAGGTCTATCTACTGGGCGGATGGCTACGTCCTGGTCTTCTCCATCACAGATCACAGCAGCTATAGAACCATCCAGCCTCTCTACCAGCACGTCAGACGCATCCACCCTGCAGGGAATATACCTGTCATACTG GTGGGCAACAAGAGTGACCTCCTCCGTGCCCGCCAGGTGACAGCCGATGAGGGTGAGACTTTGGCAGCCTCTCTGGGTGGTGCGTATTTCGAGGTCTCTGCCCGGGAGAACCACGAGGGGGTCCACGCCGCCTTCCTGCACCTCTGTGGCGAGGTGAGCCGAGCGCTGGGTGGGGGAaacggggagaagaggagaggggggctgCACCTAGCCCGGCCTAAGTCCCCCAACATGCAAGAGCTCAAAAGAAGGTTCCGGCAGGTGCTCTCTTCCAAGGGGAAGTCTTCCACTACCACGCTGTGA